In a genomic window of Scheffersomyces stipitis CBS 6054 chromosome 4, complete sequence:
- a CDS encoding acyl-CoA thioesterase (go_function acyl-CoA thioesterase activity~go_process acyl-CoA metabolism), translating to MVTLEELQRNVYDKDNISKLEAKFELIEQTSDSRVSIYNGRYPLQPFRDDQRGVYGGEFVSQGVLAAWKTLSDPELTPHSLHGYFVKAGSNNSVVRWEVENVSDGRNFANRLLRAFQTHTDVLVFTLQVSFTKNNDGVKRREVYEEQLAKGVENIRSIPFSFQKVPNPLFYQFKDNIDSLPSIEHTHEFMTHAFTPDAFRSPKVLNHETIGSRQLGLFAKINEDPSLATDKIKSKYTAALYLSDSLFITLVMSAVGVAISEEEKNFFRVSLDHAVYFHDSNFDARDWLFIDFKFPSMGNDRALVLCNFYTLDGRLVFSVNQEFLCFFPKKIIDKSNSLHEKYLAAQNSQESAKL from the coding sequence TACCTTAGAAGAGCTTCAGAGAAACGTCTACGATAAGGACAACATTTCCAAACTTGAAGCCAAGTTCGAGTTGATTGAACAAACCAGCGATTCCCGAGTTTCAATCTACAACGGTAGATACCCATTACAGCCTTTCAGGGACGACCAAAGAGGAGTATACGGAGGTGAGTTCGTGAGTCAGGGTGTCTTAGCTGCCTGGAAGACATTGTCAGACCCCGAACTCACTCCACATTCGTTACATGGCTACTTCGTCAAAGCCGGGTCGAATAACTCTGTCGTCAGATGggaagttgaaaatgtcaGTGACGGAAGAAACTTTGCTAACCGTTTGCTCAGGGCATTTCAAACACATACAGATGTTTTAGTATTCACCCTTCAAGTGTCTTTTACCAAGAATAACGACGGTGTCAAGAGAAGGGAGGTGTATGAAGAACAGCTTGCTAAAGGTGTAGAAAACATCAGGTCCATTCCATTTCTGTTTCAGAAGGTTCCCAACCCTCTTTTCTACCAGTTCAAGGACAATATTGATTCTTTGCCATCCATCGAACATACCCATGAATTCATGACTCATGCATTTACTCCAGATGCTTTCCGTCTGCCAAAAGTTTTGAACCATGAAACTATCGGGAGCAGGCAATTAGGGTTATTTGCCAAGATCAACGAGGACCCTTCTCTCGCTAcagacaagatcaagagcAAGTACACTGCTGCACTCTATTTGAGTGATTCCTTGTTTATCACCTTGGTTATGTCAGCAGTTGGTGTGGCCATATctgaggaagaaaagaattttTTCAGAGTGAGTCTTGACCACGCTGTGTATTTCCACGATCTGAATTTCGATGCGAGGGATTGGTTGTTCATCGACTTCAAGTTTCCATCCATGGGCAACGACAGAGCGTTGGTGTTGTGTAACTTTTATACCTTGGATGGGCGTTTGGTTTTCAGTGTTAACCAGGAGTTCTTGTGTTTCTTCcccaagaagatcatcGACAAGTCCAACTCATTGCATGAGAAATATCTTGCTGCCCAGAATAGCCAGGAGTCAGCCAAGTTGTAA